A section of the Methanococcoides sp. LMO-2 genome encodes:
- a CDS encoding OB-fold nucleic acid binding domain-containing protein, which produces MEKEEKIVAVLLVMAILSLAVAYFTYLPGELTGDIQPLTDSSGLGEKVFVEGEVLSKRLTYTGDHLILEVGHSTQPITVFIPNNKGAEEMNEKISRGDQVHVKGILDEYEGELEIIVQKEKDVRVA; this is translated from the coding sequence ATGGAAAAAGAAGAAAAGATCGTAGCAGTCCTGCTGGTGATGGCCATCCTGTCACTGGCAGTAGCTTATTTTACATACCTCCCCGGAGAGCTGACAGGTGATATTCAGCCACTGACAGATTCATCCGGACTGGGAGAGAAGGTGTTCGTGGAAGGAGAGGTCTTAAGCAAACGTCTCACATACACCGGAGACCACCTCATTCTTGAAGTTGGTCACAGCACTCAACCCATAACTGTTTTCATACCTAACAACAAGGGAGCCGAAGAGATGAACGAAAAGATCTCCAGAGGCGATCAGGTACATGTTAAAGGCATACTGGACGAATATGAAGGAGAACTTGAGATCATCGTCCAGAAGGAAAAGGATGTCCGGGTAGCCTGA